A window from Drosophila nasuta strain 15112-1781.00 chromosome 3, ASM2355853v1, whole genome shotgun sequence encodes these proteins:
- the LOC132793284 gene encoding methylcytosine dioxygenase TET isoform X8 — MDLSLERDSSALGSLFQQIINDMKNTSPLWEDFVAKASKLHTCLRAAIQAIAAYLDAFQKIADAATNSRGASKEIGTALTRVCLRHKAVETRLKTFTSAIMDCLVQPLQDKIEDWKRTVATIDKDHAKEYKRCRSELKKRSSDTLRLQKKARKGQTDNSLQSLMDSHMQDVTLRRAELEEVEKKSLRAAMVEERLRYCSFVHMLQPVVHEECEVMSELGHLQEAMESIALVTKEPSVLPQASEELIHDAKASINLYPESPGGGSGSQGGGCSNSLGSRKSSVCSISSMNSSGSSNSPGHHHYQRSLSQVSNATNQTHAVSTWPPHSQDAVDALPPTADRPHTISTTYEKGHQRPPLTVYTFQNPETIHESNSSGSLIPATVPTGNGSASGQNTPATQKSPAASLSRPPLPVKPAHVRCSSLERPLSAQSNHRQNSGQNLLQRQCPSPIPAHITKELSAAHHAQQQQQQQQQQQQSQPQQPQTPPTYANLSELAAIKLTNQQQSQQQQQPQTQTQTQQQQQQQHQPLLQQQSSIDSICSQHSNDSSTSSLQQQLLQHQQSQQAHISNSSSSLNHQQQQQQQQQQSVHGSGLGTRSHSISSSVSTSTASSLHSHPSFDSAVAASLVGCVAGGGGHTNNTNTNTNTSTTTPSSGCSTPQNHYSPLLTNSPTSTAAGTPSGGSIASGLGLGFVYQVSSPTPPASANSTTDVLKITEPGQSTTAEANETSESDERSRASVLQKASMFEKQAAAAAAAPIPTTIAAAVAGGGGGVTTGAVGGVIGGVARRSEELRAVEQQEMDKSFEDSIQALNNLIGELDSFQREIDEGKGKQQQQQQHSSNINSNNNISGNNSNSGSNNNNSSNSGASSNTSNDNNNCNTDLLLPSSNIDCCAISNQTNSSGCGTDISDTTSEELAGEEGSLAAARRHQQLGASDSELSRCYVSETSSLTGGILAGGYENPTFAHFAANRDDPYNGSGNGSDSRSLYASAADSISLAASDSVCLSQQPRHAYVDNCSDGGSAVVVIYDHQIPNTPDIEFVKQNSEIVLLRTKDPQQLQLHEMRELQQLPDNLAGSPESPDAASGGGVGGGGRLQPATATVAPAKQRLSSFRASSEQQLQLLGRASPQHRGTDKLRVSEEQRQQPQQPQPQQQQQQQQLLSDSSSNVAGAVRRKLPPKPISLSIFNGPALDAASSNSSKPVIPRKFDFKADLDAKIRQQKQKVQQQLQQQQQQQQQQLNSPQQDQQQQQSPQQHSPQSPQNANTATTTTATSTANCNVTNKPAVIASANASASINQNHRMPNQTSLSSSATSNHAPYKTPTTTATFSSPTSNASASPSSLSASSPGAKLSLPSLSSSSALSATALPPPHVPAKPTSTPTPTTTTTTPQLPPPTTNSYACSNLNANANANPQAKPCITPRPASLSGGAGGGGGGAAMGSSARIARRSSINQAKPPPPVRRSSSVTPSPNNVGQPQHQQHSSSNHTSHAYQQQSLSLSNSSEHLPPPPAFMLEATTAYSTSPTPPAAMPSSALKVSETVRALAAMRHQPASPVALRRMHQQQQQQQLQQQQQQSLLQPMHKPSPNDDAEYEAYYNSYMELHAYAQALPPQQQQQQHQQQQQQQQRFAQQHHTSHQTHHHNHHEQLPPTPPPYHGPPQVDAASFRTSSPSGSIYAQPKLVNNMSSFRTSSPSPNGHAHPLPPTQPKANPNLIAQLNARLNSKQQQQQHQQQQQQQHVAEGIYGNAGGVGVGGGESIYMRGGNGLSMSQQQQQQQHYDAAAQATANMRQHQQLQQQQQQHYTCPPPLEDPPPPPIYSATMPKKMARPSVGHSNSNNMGNHLVNAYAAASNSATLPKNILQQQRLQQQQQQQHQHQQQLQQQQLQQQQYQQPTGINVGNGHANQRPPMPLPQQQQQQRQPPIPSRHSSVQQKIFVSTNPFIQTTAVKFHSPSSVHSTPAASPTCGSPASSATMASIYGTTARGGAAHHQQQQQQYHHQQQQHQQQQQQQHYYRDVAGGNSNGGVYYASHNNAHAHGHSNAHAHANANANVNANANANAHTPHMPHVQAHHSNYATSTNIEKTGSIRAKTKAEFLENLNAKLAKQGMSGRAFAVRNLINSKALPDPRICHESLMDQIKRGATLKRNQKINDRSAPKIH, encoded by the exons AACACTTCGCCACTGTGGGAGGATTTTGTGGCAAAGGCGAGTAAGCTGCACACATGCCTGCG CGCTGCCATTCAGGCAATTGCCGCCTATTTGGATGCCTTCCAAAAGATTGCCGATGCGGCCACCAATTCCAGAG GTGCATCCAAGGAGATTGGCACCGCCCTGACCCGTGTTTGTCTGCGCCACAAGGCGGTCGAGACCCGTTTAAAGACCTTCACCAGCGCAATTATGGATTGCCTGGTGCAGCCGCTGCAGGACAAGATCGAGGACTGGAAGCGCACAGTGGCCACCATCGATAAGGATCATGCCAAAGAGTATAAACGCTGTCGCAGTGAGCTAAAGAAGCGCTCCAGCGACACGCTGCGTCTGCAGAAGAAGGCACGCAAGGGACAGACGGACAACAGCCTGCAGTCATTGATGGATTCGCACATGCAAGATGTGACTTTGCGACGCGCCGAACTCGAGGAGGTCGAGAAGAAGTCACTACGTGCGGCGATGGTCGAGGAACGATTGCGTTACTGCAGCTTTGTGCACATGCTGCAGCCCGTGGTGCATGAGGAATGCGAGGTGATGTCCGAACTCGGTCATCTGCAG GAGGCTATGGAATCCATTGCTTTGGTCACCAAGGAGCCCAGCGTTTTGCCACAGGCTTCGGAGGAACTGATCCACGATGCCAAGGCTAGCATTAATCTATATCCCGAATCGCCTGGCGGTGGCTCTGGCTCCCAAGGCGGCGGCTGTTCCAATTCCTTGGGCTCACGCAAGAGTTCCGTCTGCTCTATTAGCAGCATGAACAGCAGCGGCTCCAGCAACTCGCCGGGTCATCATCACTATCAACGCTCGCTATCGCAG GTTTCGAATGCCACCAACCAGACGCACGCTGTATCTACTTGGCCGCCACATTCCCAGGATGCTGTGGACGCGCTGCCACCGACTGCTGATCGTCCGCATACGATTTCAACCACCTATGAGAAGGGTCATCAGCGTCCGCCATTGACTGTCTACACGTTCCAGAATCCCGAGACCATACACGAGtccaacagcagcggcagcctcATACCCGCAACGGTGCCGACTGGCAACGGTTCCGCCTCGGGTCAGAATACGCCGGCAACACAGAAATCGCCGGCAGCATCGCTCAGTCGTCCTCCATTGCCAGTG AAGCCGGCACATGTG CGCTGTTCGTCGCTGGAGCGTCCGTTGTCGGCGCAGAGCAATCATCGCCAGAACAGTGGCCAGAATCTGCTGCAGCGTCAGTGCCCCTCACCGATTCCGGCTCATATCACGAAAG AGCTGTCAGCAGCACAtcatgcacaacaacaacagcagcaacagcaacaacagcagcaatcacagccacagcaaccacaaaCCCCGCCTACCTATGCTAACCTATCTGAGCTGGCGGCAATCAAACTAACTAATCAGCAAcagtcacagcagcaacagcaaccacagacacagacacagacacaacagcagcagcagcaacaacatcaaccattgttgcagcaacaaagcAGCATTGATTCGATTTGTTCGCAGCATTCGAATGACTCTTCGACAAGTTcgttgcagcaacagttgctgcagcATCAGCAATCGCAGCAAGCgcacatcagcaacagcagcagcagcctcaatcatcagcagcaacagcaacaacagcagcagcaatcagtACATGGCAGTGGCCTTGGCACACGCTCCCATTCCATATCGTCGTCGGTGTCCACAAGCACAGCCTCATCGTTGCACTCGCATCCATCCTTTGACTCGGCTGTGGCCGCCTCGCTTGTGGGCTGTGTTGCTGGTGGTGGCGGGCATACAAACAACACCAataccaacaccaacacaagCACCACAACGCCCTCGAGCGGCTGCTCAACGCCACAGAATCACTATTCACCACTGTTAACCAACTCACCCACGTCCACTGCTGCAGGTACTCCAAGCGGCGGCAGCATTGCCAGCGGTCTCGGTCTCGGCTTCGTCTATCAGGTCAGCTCACCCACGCCCCCCGCCTCCGCCAACTCCACCACCGATGTGCTAAAGATCACCGAGCCAGGACAATCGACGACGGCCGAAGCCAACGAAACCAGCGAGAGCGATGAGCGTTCCCGTGCCTCGGTGCTGCAGAAGGCATCCATGTTTGAGAAGCAGGCGgcagccgctgcagcagctccAATCCCCACAACTATAGCTGCAGCTGTAGCTGGCGGTGGAGGAGGAGTAACAACCGGAGCAGTTGGCGGAGTCATTGGTGGCGTTGCTCGACGCTCGGAGGAACTGCGCGCTGTGGAGCAACAGGAAATGG ACAAATCTTTCGAAGACTCGATTCAAGcacttaacaatttaattggcGAATTAGACTCTTTTCAACGTGAGATCGATGAGGGCAAgggcaagcagcagcagcagcaacagcacagcagcaacatcaacagcaacaacaacatcagtggcaacaatagcaacagcggcagcaacaacaacaacagcagcaacagcggtgccagcagcaacaccagcaacgacaacaacaactgcaacactGATCTCCTGCTtcccagcagcaacatcgactGCTGTGCCATCAGCAACCAGACGAATTCCAGTGGCTGTGGCACCGATATCTCCGACACGACGTCGGAGGAACTGGCCGGCGAGGAAGGTAGTCTGGCAGCAGCCAGGCGTCATCAGCAACTGGGTGCCAGCGACTCGGAGCTGAGTCGTTGCTATGTGAGCGAGACGAGTTCGCTGACCGGCGGCATACTGGCCGGTGGCTATGAGAATCCCACGTTCGCGCACTTTGCCGCCAATCGTGATGATCCCTACAATGGCAGCGGCAATGGCAGCGACAGTCGATCGCTGTACGCCTCGGCGGCCGACAGCATTTCATTGGCCGCATCGGACAGCGTGTGCCTGAGCCAGCAGCCGCGACATGCGTATGTGGACAATTGCAGTGATGGCGGCAGCGCTGTCGTTGTGATCTATGACCATCAGATACCCAATACGCCGGACATTGAGTTTGTCAAGCAGAACTCAGAGATTGTGCTGTTGCGCACCAAAGATCCgcagcaattgcagttgcacgAGATGCGCGAGCTGCAACAGTTGCCCGACAATTTGGCTGGCTCACCCGAGTCGCCCGATGCCGCTTCTGGCGGCGGAGTTGGAGGCGGTGGCCGTTTACAGCCGGCCACAGCAACTGTGGCGCCGGCCAAGCAACGCCTCTCGTCGTTTCGGGCATCCAGCgagcaacagctgcagttgctgggACGCGCTAGTCCACAACACAGAGGTACGGATAAGCTTAGAGTTAGTGaagagcaacggcaacagccacagcaaccgcaaccacaacaacagcagcaacagcaacagttgctaaGCGATAGCAGCAGTAATGTTGCTGGTGCCGTGCGGCGCAAGCTGCCGCCAAAGCCCATCAGCCTGAGCATATTTAATGGGCCAGCGCTAGATGcggccagcagcaacagcagtaagCCAGTGATACCTAGAAAGTTTGACTTTAAGGCCGACTTAGATGCCAAGATACGCCAGCAGAAACAGAaagtgcagcagcaattgcagcagcagcagcagcaacaacaacagcagctcaaCAGTCCACAACaagatcagcagcagcaacaatcacCACAACAACACTCACCACAGTCGCCCCAAAACgccaacacagcaacaacaacaacagcaacatcaacagcaaactGTAATGTCACTAATAAACCTGCCGTTATTGCAAGCGCAAATGCATCCGCATCCATAAACCAAAATCATAGAATGCCAAATCaaacatcattatcatcatcagcaacatccAATCATGCGCCATACAAAACgcccacaacaacagcaacattctCATCACCAACATCAAATGCATCtgcatcaccatcatcattatcagcaAGTTCTCCTGGGGCCAAATTGTCATTgccatcattatcatcatcatccgcaTTATCAGCAACTGCGCTGCCTCCGCCCCATGTGCCCGCTAAGCCAACGTCCACGCccacgccaacaacaacaacaactacaccaCAACTTCCACCACCCACAACCAATTCATATGCGTGCTCCAATctcaatgccaatgccaatgccaatccCCAAGCCAAACCGTGCATAACGCCAAGGCCGGCATCGCTGTCGG GAGGAGcaggaggcggaggaggaggagcagcaaTGGGCAGCTCAGCACGCATCGCACGTCGTTCATCCATTAATCAGGCCAAGCCGCCGCCACCGGTGAGACGCAGTTCATCGGTGACTCCCAGTCCCAACAATGTCGGG cagccgcagcatcaacagcatagcagcagcaaccacaccTCTCACGCATATCAGCAACAGTCGCTATCGCTGAGCAACTCTAGCGAGCatttgccgccgccgccggcTTTTATGCtggaggcaacaacagcatatTCCACATCGCCCACGCCGCCAGCAGCGATGCCCAGCTCAGCGCTCAAGGTGTCGGAGACAGTGCGTGCTCTGGCCGCCATGCGGCATCAGCCTGCCTCGCCTGTTGCACTGCGTCGCatgcatcagcagcagcagcaacaacaattgcaacaacagcagcaacagtcttTATTGCAG CCCATGCACAAGCCCTCCCCCAACGACGATGCTGAATATGAAGCTTATTATAATTCCTATATGGAGCTGCATGCATATGCTCAAGCCCTGCCacctcaacagcagcagcagcaacatcagcaacaacaacaacaacaacaacgcttTGCGCAGCAACATCATACGTCACATCAAACacatcatcataatcatcatgAGCAGCTGCCGCCAACACCGCCTCCATACCATGGGCCACCACAGGTAGATGCCGCC TCGTTCCGCACTTCATCGCCTAGTGGCAGCATCTATGCGCAACCCAAACTGGTGAACAACATGTCCAGCTTTCGCACCAGCAGCCCCAGCCCAAATGGCCATGCCCATCCACTGCCACCAACACAGCCCAAGGCGAATCCGAATCTAATTGCACAGCTCAATGCACGGCtcaacagcaagcagcaacagcaacagcaccaacaacaacagcagcagcaacatgttgccgaGGGCATTTATGGCAACGCTGGTGGAGTAGGAGTAGGAGGAGGTGAATCCATTTACATGCGTGGCGGCAATGGTTTGTCCAtgtcacagcagcagcaacagcagcaacactacGACG CAGCTgcgcaagcaacagcaaacatgcgacaacaccaacagctgcaacagcaacaacagcaacattatACATGTCCACCACCGCTTGAAGAtccgccaccgccgcccaTTTATTCAGCAACCATGCCCAAGAAAATGGCACGCCCCAGTGTTgggcacagcaacagcaacaacatgggCAACCATTTGGTCAATGCATATGCTGCTGCCTCCAACAGTGCCACGTTGCCCAAAAACAtattgcagcagcaacgcttgcagcaacaacaacagcagcagcaccagcaccagcagcaactgcaacagcagcaactacaacagcagcaatatcAACAGCCAACAGGCATCAACGTTGGCAATGGGCATGCTAATCAGCGACCTCCGATgccgctgccgcagcagcagcaacaacagcgacagccaCCCATACCATCGCGTCATTCCAGTGTGCAGCAAAAGATATTCGTTTCAACGAATCCATTCATTCAAACCACAGCCGTCAAGTTTCATTCGCCATCGTCGGTGCACTCGACGCCAGCTGCCTCGCCCACCTGTGGCTCGCCCGCATCATCGGCAACTATGGCCAGCATTTATGGCACCACGGCACGTGGCGGTGCTGCacaccatcagcagcagcagcagcaataccatcatcagcaacagcagcatcaacagcagcagcagcaacaacattattaTCGCGATGTTGCtggcggcaacagcaatggcgGCGTTTATTATGCCAGCCACAATAACGCCCATGCCCACGGACACTCGAACGCCCACGCACACGCCAATGCCAACGCAAATGTGAacgcgaatgcgaatgcgaatgcgcaTACGCCCCATATGCCCCATGTCCAGGCACATCATTCAA ACTATGCCACAAGCACCAATATCGAAAAGACTGGCAGCATACGTGCCAAGACCAAGGCTGAATTTCTCGAGAATCTCAATGCGAAGTTGGCCAAGCAGGGCATGTCTGGACGTGCATTTGCAGTGCGAAATCTGATCAATAGCAAGGCCCTG CCGGATCCACGTATATGTCATGAGTCGTTGATGGATCAGATAAAACGAGGCGCGACCCTGAAGAGGAATCAGAAAATCAACGATCGCAGTGCGCCcaaaatacattaa